The proteins below come from a single Roseiflexus sp. RS-1 genomic window:
- a CDS encoding zinc metallopeptidase → MFSPLYLIVMLLGAGITLWAQWKVQSTYKKYAQVRNVRNMTGLDVARVLMRNEGLDHVRIEQIGGELTDHYDPRAKVMRLSAGSIAHPSVAAMAVVAHELGHALQDQQGYAWLRVRSGIVGIVNAGSQLGGLLLIAGLVLGTFSRAGLAIAWIGVLLMSSGAIFSLVTLPVEFDASARARAMLERYGLVTRQEAEGVKAVLDAAALTYVAAAATAILQMLYYVSLLMRRR, encoded by the coding sequence ATGTTCAGCCCGCTCTATCTGATTGTTATGCTGCTGGGCGCAGGCATCACGCTATGGGCGCAGTGGAAGGTACAGTCCACGTACAAGAAATATGCGCAGGTGCGCAATGTGCGCAACATGACCGGTCTCGACGTGGCGCGCGTGCTGATGCGCAATGAAGGTCTCGATCATGTGCGCATCGAGCAGATCGGCGGCGAATTGACCGATCATTACGACCCTCGCGCGAAAGTGATGCGTCTCTCTGCCGGTTCAATCGCCCACCCTTCCGTTGCGGCGATGGCGGTCGTCGCCCACGAGTTGGGGCACGCGCTCCAGGATCAGCAGGGGTATGCCTGGTTGCGGGTACGCTCCGGCATCGTGGGCATTGTCAATGCTGGCTCACAACTCGGCGGTCTGCTCCTGATTGCCGGGTTGGTGCTCGGCACATTTTCGCGGGCAGGGCTGGCAATTGCGTGGATCGGCGTGCTGCTGATGAGCAGCGGCGCCATTTTCAGCCTGGTGACGCTGCCGGTGGAGTTCGACGCCAGCGCCCGCGCGCGCGCAATGCTTGAACGGTATGGTCTGGTTACCCGACAGGAAGCGGAAGGTGTCAAAGCGGTGCTCGACGCGGCTGCGCTGACGTATGTTGCTGCTGCCGCCACTGCTATCCTGCAAATGCTGTACTACGTTTCGCTCCTTATGCGGCGGCGTTAG